Part of the Nitrospirae bacterium YQR-1 genome is shown below.
TAAAATCGCACACCCCTCACTCAGAGCATCTTCAAAAAAAACGGATTTGCTTTCAAATTCCTTGTAAGACTCCGGTACTTGACTTCTAACAGGTTCTAAAATTTTTAAAGCATCCCCAAACGTCCCCATTACAATGATGTGTTTAACGCCGGGAATACCTGGAAGGATTTGCAAAACAACAGGCAGCATGTCGTTTTCTGTTATAAGCAGCTGCGCATCGGAATGATTGATGATAAACTCAGCCTCGGCAGGGGTGTTAGAGTGGTAAACCGGAACAAATATCCCACGGCAGGCGTGTATTGCCATAAGAGAGAAAGTCCATTCAATCCGGTTTTTCGCAAATATTGATACTTTAACCCCAGGCCCTGCTCCGAGAGATTTCATGTAGAGCGCAAGTGCCGATGAGTTTTTTAGAAAATCCCCCCATGTGGTTGTTCTCCAACCGCCGTTGCCCTCTGGTGACATAAAACGAGGGATATGTGGCATCTCATTTCCTCTTTCATAAAGTACAACTGCTTCAGATTTATATTGGGGTTTACTGTTCATTTTTTTTATATTCCTGAGCAGCCTGCCCTTTCCGATTCTTCAAAAACATGCCCTTTCTCCACTTTAAACTCTCCTTTTTGAGATTATCTGTATCACGTAGAATAAACACCATAGCTTGTATCATTTGCCCTTTTGGCGGGTCAGCTTAATTTCCGGTTTGTAATCATCCAGTTGCGGCCATATTTTTATCGGATGGTTTTCGTCCTTTTCCCATATGGCAACCTCTGCTTTCCAGTCAGGCCATTTGGCATTAACGTATATTTTCATCCTGAGCTTGTATTCTATCATAGAAGTGGTAAGCGCTGTTACAGTCAGGGCAAATGCTGCAATAGACGATACTTTCAGAAACGTTTTTTTGTTAAACTGCACATAAGAAAACACAAGTACTATCAGCATTACACCCGGGGCATACATATATCTTGTCCCTCCTGTCATATCCAATGAGGTCAGTGTAAGCATTATTGAAGAAAATATTATCCCCACAACAAGCGCACGTCTGTTTACATCTAAAATGGACTTATAAATCATCCACACAAAAAATATAGCCACCGGAAAGACAAAGATCAGATTTCTTAATATTACAAGAACAAGATCGTAGCCAAACACGGGTTGTAAATAATACTCAACAAAGTAAACCAAACAAATCTTTAGAAAGTCGTTATCATTAAAGCGCTGGGAAAATCCGGTTGTGTAGTATGAGTGGAGTATAACCGCTATCTGCAAGAGTGATGTAAAAATCAATATGGCAGCCTGAATTATATACTCACGGCATTTTCCGGCAACAGCACGATAAACATAAACAGGAGTCAGATAACAAGATGTCACACCGGCAAGACCTCCTGTTAAAACCAGCAAACGGTAAATCCACACTTTAAGTTTTGTCTCTCCCTGCACATCGGCAATTAAAATTAAGAATGTTACAAGCAAGAAGAAAAACTGTGAGTGTCGTGCAGTTATCCATATCTGTCCTGTTGAGATGATAAATATTATTATCAAGAGTGTAACAATTTTTTTTATATAGTTGTCAAAGAAAAAAGAGCGTCCCCATAAAACAACGGCAAGTGGAATAAGCTGAGCACAAAATGCCATAGTGGCGCTGACATGGGGAGCATACTTAAGAGGCACAACAGAGGCCATAGCCATAGCCACATTTGTAAAAATCTCAAAATATCCTCTGTCGGGTTGAACTACAAAAAGGGATTTAATAAAAGAATTCTCGTAAGCGTATTTAAAATACGCCAACCCCTCTTCCGAAAAAAAACTCGGATTTGTAAGAAGTACCGGAGCCCTGAGAACTATAACAAAAGCAAGTACAAGAAGAATGAAAGCATTAACAAAATCTTCTCGTTTTATCGCTCTTATGGTGTTAGAAGTAATATCCGGATTCGCCGTGTTGAGTGACGTCGAGTCCTTCAGTTTCGTTTTCATGATTTACTCTGACCCCTCCGGTTACAAGATCAACAATTTTCAGAAGTAAGGCTGTTACGACAAACGAATAGATTCCTACAACGGCGGCGGCCATAGTTTGTACAAGAAACTGTTTTGAGCCGCCAAAGAGCAACCCGTTGGCGCCGGCGTCGTTAATGGCTAAAGAGGCAAAGACACCGACGCAGATGGTGCCGATAATGCCCCCTACACCGTGCACTCCAAAGGCGTCAAGTGAGTCGTCATAACCCAGACGTGGTTTTAGATTAAGTGCTGTGTAGCAAACCGCCCCGGCCAGCAGACCGATAATTAAGGCGTGCATGGGTGAGACATAGCCGGCGGCAGGGGTAATTGTGGCCAGCCCCGCTACTGAGGCTGTTGCCGCCCCAAACACTGTTGCTTTACCCTGATGAAACCACTCTATGGTTATCCAGATAACAACTGCCGACACTGCAGCTATATGGGAGGTTACAAAGGCAACAGTGCTTAGTGCGCCTGAGACCAGAGCACTGCCTCCGTTAAAACCAAACCATCCAAACCACAAGATACCCGTGCCGATGACAGTAAGAGGCAGGTTGTGGGGAGGAGTTATTTCATGGGGATAGCCCTTCCGTTTGCCGATGTAAAGTGCTGCAGAAAGAGCTGAGAGGCCGGATGTAACGTGTACGACTATTCCGCCTGCGAAGTCGAGTGCTCCCAGAGCGCCAAGCCAGCCACCCTTACCCCAAACCCAGTGGGCAACAGGTGCGTAAATAAACGTTGACCATAAAACTGTGAATAAAACAAAAGACGAGAACTTTATTCGCTCAGCTAAAGCTCCGCTTATAAGAGCAGGCGTAATCACGGCAAACATAGCCTGATAAATCATGAATGCCAGATGAGGAACGGTTTTAGCATAATCGGGATTAGGTGAAAGTCCGACATTGTTTAAAAAAGCCCAGTCCAGCCCTCCGATTATTCCCTTAATATCAGGGCCGAATGCCAAACTGTAACCTATAATTATCCACTGGACACTTACAAGAGCTATTGCGATAAAGCTGTGCATAATTGTGCCAAGGACATTCTTTTTCCTGACCATACCTCCGTAAAAAAGGGCTAAACCGTGAGTCATAAGAAGCACCATGGCGGCAGATACCAGCATCCAGGCAGTGTCTGCTTTGTCAACCTGAGGGATTTCTGCAGCAAAAGCTGTCGTAGCTATCAGGCTGAAAAAAAACAACAGAGCTACTCTCATCATTATATATCTCCTTTTTCTATTATATCTCCTTTTCTATTTTTATAGCTGCGCTACAGAGCGATTATACCATATTTCAATTAGCTGTCAAAGATAAAAAATTGCAATATGTTAATTCCAATAAGAATAATACCAGGTTGCAGTCAAAAAGTAATTTAGTAAGATGAAGGAACTCCCCCTACCCCTTCCTCTTACTCAATATTTAACAGCGGCTTTTTTAACTAACGTATATATACGCTGACCCAGGATAAGGGCTATCAGAACAATTACAATTGTTAAAATATGTTTTTCGTAATTATCTTTAATATCAGGTTTATAGTCATCCGCCTCTTTGACATCTCCGATTTTAACATCTTCATACTTACGGTCATACCATGTGTCCTGTCTGATAAAGGTCGTTAAGTCGTACTGAGGCATAGTGACAGTCGGATTACCAAAGCGTAAAAACAATTTCTGAGTATCGTCAAGAGCTACAAAAAACAACTCTTTGCTAACCCATTGAAAATTAATTCCCTTAATCTCAAGAGGTGGGTTGTTTCCATTTTCGATTACAAACTTATAGAAGATGTGATGGCCGGAATTCAAACCTATAAAGTCTCTTGTTAGACCACCGGCAATAAGCGGAAAGCTGTATATCGCAGAGCCGGTACTGAGGACAACGTAGGAATCCTTATCTCCGGTCTCACTGCTGAAGATGTTTACCCTGCGGTTGTAGTACGGGTTAGAAATATTAAAATTAATCCGGTTGGCGGAAAGTGCCGCCTTTACGATTATTATGCTGTTATTGCCGCCGTCTGTGTTAAGCTCAAAATCTGTAAATGTTTTGTTGTCATAGACAAATCTCATTTTAGGGTCGGTCGTCGTCAGGCCGGTAACACTGTTAATCTTAAGTTGTTGGTTGTGCACGGCATTGGTCATAAGGTCGAGCCCTTTGTATTGCAGCTTGAGGTTCTCATCGCTTTGTTTACCACCCTCAGGCTCTGTAAGTTTTAAGATAAAATACCGGTATGCTGATTTTTTAAATGTTATCGCCGTTTTTCTTAAATCTACCGCAGATGTGAAATCATAAACAGAGTCATCGGTAAGAGGTTCCATTTTTTTTAAATCCTGGCTGCCATAAAGCTTTACATTTTTATGAAAGTCCTTACCGTCAATATTAAGCTCAAGGATAGCAACAGAGTCTGTCACACCTGTCGGCATCTCAAGAGTTATTGTCGTTACATTGTCTTTGATTGAGTAATCTATAACGTTCAGGTGGTATGTTTTAAGCGGCTCGCCGGGAAAGATATTTTCTATTATCACATATGGCACATCCCTGCCTGTGCCGTCATACAACCTGAATCTGTTCAGACCGCCCCGAGACTTTTGTATAATATCGGCAGTTAAGTGAGCCTTATAAAGTTCACCTTTTTTGAAATTACCCGTAATGGCGGCATAGTATGGAAAATCAGTTCTCTTTACAGACTTCTTTTCAGCGCTGTAAGTTGAAAAAGGAAAAAGCAGAGTTATCAGTATAGCAACAAGGACTCTCATAATTTACCGTCTTTCTTCTCAGCCTTCTCACCAGATGCGGGCTCAAAGATTCTGTCCTTGTATTTGTAGTACAAAAAAGATGTGACAACTAGTATTATGCCGAGAAATATAAAAGAAATAATCCTGTAAGGCACATCCATTTTTGACATATCAGAGAGAAATACCTTCAGAATTGTTACGGCAAAAAGCGCAAACGCTGTCTTTCTGTAAATTACAGATTTTATCATAAATCCTTTAAGCATCAACACTGCTGAAAAAATAGCCCATAGAACCGATATAGCCTGCGCTTTGGCCTCAGGCAGGTAATCATTAAAAAACAAACTCACCTCAACGTTTAGTGCTGCAAACAGAAGTATTCCAAACAACGCCTTAAACACTGAAGACACAGTGGCATTGCCGTCTTTTGCCATAATCTTTGAGGATATATAAGCCGATGTAATCACAAAAAATGACTTTAAGTATCTCTCTATAATCATAAAAGTATAACTTTTTCCATGAGTTAAACGGGTTGTGCCATATTCAAAGAAAAGTAAATAATCGTAATATAAGAAGAAATACGCTACCACAGCGCAGAGCACATAAGAGCCGTAAATAAGAGTTTTCCGCTTAAGCCTTGTTCCTATCCACAGAAGTGCAACAGCCTGAGCCGACCAAAATATTGTTGTCCAGTGTTTTGAAAACAGAAACGGTATTGTCATAACTAAAAAGAGAGCCGACTGGCTTATTAATATATCAAAAGCGCCTCTTTCGTGTTTCCCTCGTTTATACAAAAAATTAGCCAGCGATAAAAACACCACCGAGTAAAAGACCGTTACAACACTTACCCACTCCACCGAGGTGTAAAACTTTATAGCATAATAGCTGAAACCAAAGGCAATAAATGAGTTCGGTGCAATGATTACAACACCGCGGTTTTTCCCGACATCACCCTTAAAAAACTGATACGCTATCGGTGCTATGCTGTAAATCAGGTAAAAAATTGTAAGATAAATAATTGTCGGCCAAAACTTACCCGGTACGTAATTCTTAAAAAACCATGCCGAAAACAGCATATACGTAAAGAAAAAGCCCAGATTGTTAAGGATATCCCACTTCTTATAAAAAGCCACGGCAAGCAGTCCAATATTCAGTATTACCATGTAGGTCATAAGCGCAATCTGTTGGTCAGAGCCGGTAGAAATTAAAACCGGAGTAAGAAATCCGCCGATGAGGCCAAGGACGGCAAGCCATTTACTGTCATAAACGATAGCCATCATACAGGCAACAGCAGTGGTTATGACCATAAGGGTAAAGGCAACCTGGGCACCAAAAAGATGATAGAGTTGAAATCCGCTATATGTTGAGAAATAGAGTATGGCAATGCCACCGCCAAAGAGAGACAGTCCGAAGTTTTCCAACTGCTTCTTTCTGAATGTATCCCCTACCCCCATAAGTAACAAACCTGCCAGGTAGGCAACCGCTACTCTGCCTGCCGGACCTATCCACCCCCTGTCAAAAGAGTACTTTATAAAATATGCCACTCCAAGCACTATGGCTACAACTCCTATTATAAGAGGCAGCTTCTGTCCTAAACGTATCTCCAAAGCAGATGATTTGGTACGCTTATCGGTGGCAGGTTCGGGTTGTTTCACAGGTGGAGGTGTAACATCCGGTTTTTGGGGAGGAATATCAGGTTGAGGCTTTTCTGACGCCTCAACAGTCTCCGTAGGCTTAGTATCAAGAAGATGTTTAACCTCGCTGTTGAATATTTCCTCGTACGCTGCTAGTTTTGTGTTAATGCTGCTTATATCCTGTTGTACTATATCAACAGTCTTAGAAAGGTGGGACAGGTCTGTTGTGAGTTCAAAATAAAAGGAGATTTTCTTTAATGCATCCCCTGTAAAAGCCATACCGCACGATACACAGAAATTACCGGGTCTGTATATTTCTCTACTACATCCTGGGCACTTAAGCACTTAAGACCTCCCGGCGGCTTATTTTTAGAGCAATATAATCCTCGGTAGCCACAATTAGCATTTTGATAAATTAAATGCCATTTCTACAATATACAACTTTCTCTCTAATAATGTAAATCACACAAAAAAACAAGTCAAAAAATTTATATAACAAATATTTCCGTTTTTTTATGATTTTTATCATTTTAGCTTTTTCATGGTCTTATCTATTATAATAGTAACGACGGTGTTCCATTAATGATTATACCAAGTTGCACTCGGAAGTAAACACAGGCGGCTGGGAGAAAGCAACGCTTCCCCTTACGGGGGATTCCCTTTTAGGGGAGAGTACGCCCCGGAGCTTTTGACAAAGCCAACGAAGTTATACGATTGAATGCAACTTGGTATTAACAGGAAAGCACCGCAGCGGTGGAAACTCCGCAAATAACAGACACTATATCAGGAGGGTTTAAGATGTTAGACAGAGCAAAGGTGGAAAGTACGCTGAATCTGATAAGGCCTATGCTAAATAGAGACGGTGGAGATGTACAACTTATTGACGTTACAAGCGATGGAGTCGTAAAGGTTAAACTCATGGGCGCATGCGGCAGTTGTCCTATGTCTATGATGACTTTAAAAGGCGGTATTGAGGCTAAATTAAAGCAGGATATCCCCGAGGTTAAGGCTGTTGAGGCTGTTTAAATAAGCAACCGGCTGCGGCATATACCGGTTTTATCTAAAAATCTGTAACTGCCGCAGTTTTCCACTATCCTGCACTCGTCTCAATTACCGGGTTTCCGCCCCCTTGCCCCCTGAAGGGTCAGAGGTAATTCAAGGTTATTTTCACTAAGCAGCTTTGAGTCCGACAATACTTCCGTTGCCGGCTTATCCGCCGCTATTTTACCCTCCTTAATCACTATGCAACGCTCACACACATCCAGAATAAGGTCCAGATCATGAGAGGCGATTATCCTTGTGTGATAAAAATTCCTGAGAAGATTAATTAAAAACCTCCTTGATTTTGGATCGAGGTTGGATGACGGCTCATCCATAACAAGTATGTCCGGCGACATTGCCAGCACGGTTGCAATTGCCACTCTGCACTTTTGCCCGTTAGAGAGATGGTGTGGTGCTCTGTCTTTTAAGTCAAGACAGCCTACCTTTGACAACGCCTCTGAGGTTACCTCTGCTACCTTATCCGTGCTGAGACCTAAGTTCAGAGGGCCAAATGCCACGTCGTCAAACACCGTAGGCATAAAAAGCTGATCATCAGGGTTTTGAAAGACTACTCCGACTTTTTTTCTTATATCTTGCCTGGTTTTTGCACTTAATTGTACATCCCCTATGGTAATTGCCCCTCCGGACGGGATGATTGTTCCGTTTATGTGCATAAGCAGCGTGGATTTACCTGCCCCGTTAGCTCCAACTATTCCTACCGATTCCCCGTGCAACACCCTGAAAGAGACGCCCTCCAGCGCCGTAGTCCCATCGGGATAACTGTAGAACACATCCCTAAACTCTACCAGATGGTGGCTCATACGCCTATAATCCCCCTATGATTGCTTTACCTAAAATATCCGCCAGGTTATATGCTCTGAATAGTAACAACAGAGTAGTTGTAACTAATAAATAAAATAGATCGGCAGGTTTAAAGGATATGTCTTTTATTGAACGTACTGTGCCTGAAAACCCTCTGGATAACATCGCCTGATAAATTCTCTCAGCCCGCTCATAGGTTTTTATAAACAGTAATCCTGAAAGATTGGTAAAATCCCTTATGCTCATGTTAACTTTTCCGAAGGTTCTCAACCCCCTTGCTCTGGCCATTTTCATCGCCTCCTCAGATAACACAAAAATATACCGGTAGAGGAAAAGCAGTTGAGATGTAAATATCTCAGGCACTCCCAGACGTTTCAGTCCGATACATATCTGAGGCAGAGGGGTTGTCGCTATGAGAATGATTGCAGCACTGAAAGTTAACTGAAATTTAAAAACAATTGATACAAGTGAAATCCAGCCGCCCGAGATACCGGTATTCATAAAGAAAATCTGAGGGTTAGTATCTATAAGAGGATTAAACATTCCGATTATCAGCGGGAATATACTAAAACAGAGCAATTTTTTCAGGACATACATAACAGGTACATTTCCTAGATTACAACAGAGCACAGGAAATAGAAAAAAAGCCATAAGTCCGGTCAGCTCATATTTTGAATATGATACCACCATTATGGTAAATGCCGCCGTGGTTATGATTTTTACTCTTGGATCAAGACTTTGCATAAAACCATCCATGTATGCAAGTTTGTCTGTAAAACCAAGATTAAAATACTCTTTCTCAAAACTTATCAAAAGATACCCTAATACCTTTTCTTTATAGTTTTAATTCCAAATGACAGTGCTGCAACCATCCCTAACACCATGACTGAGCCGATTATCCCTGATATGGACTTGCCGGCACTGATACCCTTAAAAGGGTGTACGGTTTCCTGATTGGCCTCAGCATTTGCTGATTTTTGTGTTATAAAATTATAGTCTGGAAATATTGCCGTTTTCCTTTCATGGAGAACCTTTGTGAGACTGTGAATTGTACTATTTACCTCATAAGAAAATCCAGGCTTACCCGTAACCTTACTGATACTCCACTCTAAACCGTCAGGGTTCTCTGAGGCAAACCACGAAACTATACCACCGGTTATAATGGCGGCTAAAAGGAATGCGATGGATATTTTTTTTAGTGAATAACTGCCGGAATTGGATGATGTGAGAGTAAGTAACTCAGGGCGCTCTTTTTTGACGTAATTGATAATTCCCGCTGTAATGACACCTTCAACAATGCCGATAACAAGGTGTATGGGCTGCATAAACATAGCAAATAACCCAAACGGTAGTTCTGTGCGTCCTGAAAGGGCGGTTTGAAGTACCACAGAGAAAGCACCGAATTGTAATCCTGCCACAGAGGCTGCCACAGAGGCAAAAAATAATTTCTTTGGTGAGTTTACGCTGGAAGTTATAAATTTATAAACCGGATATGCTATAAAACAAGAGTAAACGCCCATGTTCCAGACATTTGCTCCAAGGGCAAGTATCCCGCCGTCTGCAAAAAACAGTGCTTGCACTAAAAGGACAGATGCTATTGTGATTACTCCGGCATGGCGGCCAAGCAGTATGGCAAGTAAGAGGCCACCGCCAAAGTGCCCGCTTGAGCCTGTAAGTGGTATTGAGAAATTTATCATTTGCAGGGCAAAGACAAAAGCTC
Proteins encoded:
- a CDS encoding energy-coupling factor ABC transporter ATP-binding protein, which gives rise to MSHHLVEFRDVFYSYPDGTTALEGVSFRVLHGESVGIVGANGAGKSTLLMHINGTIIPSGGAITIGDVQLSAKTRQDIRKKVGVVFQNPDDQLFMPTVFDDVAFGPLNLGLSTDKVAEVTSEALSKVGCLDLKDRAPHHLSNGQKCRVAIATVLAMSPDILVMDEPSSNLDPKSRRFLINLLRNFYHTRIIASHDLDLILDVCERCIVIKEGKIAADKPATEVLSDSKLLSENNLELPLTLQGARGRKPGN
- a CDS encoding ammonium transporter, translating into MLVSAAMVLLMTHGLALFYGGMVRKKNVLGTIMHSFIAIALVSVQWIIIGYSLAFGPDIKGIIGGLDWAFLNNVGLSPNPDYAKTVPHLAFMIYQAMFAVITPALISGALAERIKFSSFVLFTVLWSTFIYAPVAHWVWGKGGWLGALGALDFAGGIVVHVTSGLSALSAALYIGKRKGYPHEITPPHNLPLTVIGTGILWFGWFGFNGGSALVSGALSTVAFVTSHIAAVSAVVIWITIEWFHQGKATVFGAATASVAGLATITPAAGYVSPMHALIIGLLAGAVCYTALNLKPRLGYDDSLDAFGVHGVGGIIGTICVGVFASLAINDAGANGLLFGGSKQFLVQTMAAAVVGIYSFVVTALLLKIVDLVTGGVRVNHENETEGLDVTQHGESGYYF
- a CDS encoding energy-coupling factor ABC transporter permease, producing the protein MHMSDALLSPEVGAAFCAATAGVIAYSSYKLRSSTEDKLVPLMGVLGAFVFALQMINFSIPLTGSSGHFGGGLLLAILLGRHAGVITIASVLLVQALFFADGGILALGANVWNMGVYSCFIAYPVYKFITSSVNSPKKLFFASVAASVAGLQFGAFSVVLQTALSGRTELPFGLFAMFMQPIHLVIGIVEGVITAGIINYVKKERPELLTLTSSNSGSYSLKKISIAFLLAAIITGGIVSWFASENPDGLEWSISKVTGKPGFSYEVNSTIHSLTKVLHERKTAIFPDYNFITQKSANAEANQETVHPFKGISAGKSISGIIGSVMVLGMVAALSFGIKTIKKRY
- a CDS encoding NifU family protein produces the protein MLDRAKVESTLNLIRPMLNRDGGDVQLIDVTSDGVVKVKLMGACGSCPMSMMTLKGGIEAKLKQDIPEVKAVEAV
- a CDS encoding DUF2339 domain-containing protein: MLKCPGCSREIYRPGNFCVSCGMAFTGDALKKISFYFELTTDLSHLSKTVDIVQQDISSINTKLAAYEEIFNSEVKHLLDTKPTETVEASEKPQPDIPPQKPDVTPPPVKQPEPATDKRTKSSALEIRLGQKLPLIIGVVAIVLGVAYFIKYSFDRGWIGPAGRVAVAYLAGLLLMGVGDTFRKKQLENFGLSLFGGGIAILYFSTYSGFQLYHLFGAQVAFTLMVITTAVACMMAIVYDSKWLAVLGLIGGFLTPVLISTGSDQQIALMTYMVILNIGLLAVAFYKKWDILNNLGFFFTYMLFSAWFFKNYVPGKFWPTIIYLTIFYLIYSIAPIAYQFFKGDVGKNRGVVIIAPNSFIAFGFSYYAIKFYTSVEWVSVVTVFYSVVFLSLANFLYKRGKHERGAFDILISQSALFLVMTIPFLFSKHWTTIFWSAQAVALLWIGTRLKRKTLIYGSYVLCAVVAYFFLYYDYLLFFEYGTTRLTHGKSYTFMIIERYLKSFFVITSAYISSKIMAKDGNATVSSVFKALFGILLFAALNVEVSLFFNDYLPEAKAQAISVLWAIFSAVLMLKGFMIKSVIYRKTAFALFAVTILKVFLSDMSKMDVPYRIISFIFLGIILVVTSFLYYKYKDRIFEPASGEKAEKKDGKL
- the cbiQ gene encoding cobalt ECF transporter T component CbiQ; the encoded protein is MISFEKEYFNLGFTDKLAYMDGFMQSLDPRVKIITTAAFTIMVVSYSKYELTGLMAFFLFPVLCCNLGNVPVMYVLKKLLCFSIFPLIIGMFNPLIDTNPQIFFMNTGISGGWISLVSIVFKFQLTFSAAIILIATTPLPQICIGLKRLGVPEIFTSQLLFLYRYIFVLSEEAMKMARARGLRTFGKVNMSIRDFTNLSGLLFIKTYERAERIYQAMLSRGFSGTVRSIKDISFKPADLFYLLVTTTLLLLFRAYNLADILGKAIIGGL